Proteins found in one Microbacterium sp. LWS13-1.2 genomic segment:
- a CDS encoding LysR family transcriptional regulator produces the protein MRHITESYDWRVTDVLEDDPGFDARELRVVKAVADAGSITGAALALGYSQPAVSQQLKRLEQRLGVAVVERVGRSVRLTDAGRVLARHAPAVTTALDAAAGELAELRGLRAARVRLVAFPSASPTIVPRLLADLALRHPGISLTYVEAEPPEAVEAVREDRTDIALTFSYPGDRDDPHGSSARGLSVTTVGADELLAVLPAGHPAATAGALDVAVLAGEDWIAGCPRCRGHLLELCGRAGFAPRIAFETDNFVAVEGLVAQGIGVATLPRMAVESFPQLPGVAIVPLPAGEQRRIHTVTARGADRVPAVRATLDALARLISGGADERPAAASRDGAGPTPPPRPTKL, from the coding sequence GGACGACCCCGGTTTCGACGCGCGCGAACTGCGGGTCGTCAAGGCAGTCGCCGATGCCGGGTCCATCACCGGTGCCGCCCTCGCTCTCGGGTACAGTCAGCCGGCCGTCAGCCAGCAGCTCAAACGCCTCGAGCAGCGTCTCGGTGTCGCCGTCGTCGAGCGGGTCGGGCGCAGCGTCCGGCTCACCGACGCGGGGAGGGTCCTCGCCCGCCACGCGCCCGCCGTGACGACGGCGCTGGATGCCGCGGCCGGCGAACTCGCCGAGCTGAGGGGACTGCGCGCCGCGCGCGTGCGGCTGGTCGCGTTCCCATCGGCCTCTCCCACGATTGTCCCGCGCCTGCTCGCAGACCTGGCGCTGCGGCATCCGGGGATCTCTCTCACGTACGTCGAGGCCGAGCCGCCCGAGGCCGTGGAGGCGGTGCGTGAGGACCGTACCGACATCGCCCTCACCTTCAGCTATCCAGGCGACCGCGACGACCCGCACGGATCGAGCGCACGGGGGCTCTCGGTCACCACCGTCGGCGCCGATGAGCTGCTCGCCGTGCTGCCGGCCGGGCACCCCGCGGCGACCGCCGGTGCGCTCGACGTCGCCGTGCTCGCCGGCGAGGACTGGATCGCCGGATGCCCTCGGTGCCGCGGTCACCTGCTCGAGCTCTGCGGTCGCGCCGGATTCGCTCCGCGCATCGCCTTCGAGACCGACAACTTCGTCGCGGTCGAAGGGCTCGTCGCCCAGGGCATCGGCGTCGCGACCCTGCCGAGGATGGCCGTGGAGTCCTTCCCGCAGCTGCCCGGGGTGGCGATCGTGCCGCTTCCGGCCGGGGAGCAGCGGCGTATCCACACCGTCACGGCGCGAGGCGCCGACCGGGTGCCGGCGGTGCGGGCGACGCTCGACGCCCTGGCTCGCCTCATCTCGGGCGGCGCCGACGAGCGCCCGGCGGCGGCATCCCGCGACGGCGCAGGGCCGACCCCGCCGCCTCGGCCAACTAAACTCTGA
- the gltX gene encoding glutamate--tRNA ligase translates to MPSSPDPRTTTATGADVRVRFCPSPTGLPHVGLIRTVLFNWAYARHNGGKLVFRIEDTDSARDSEESYLQLLEALRWLKIDWDEGVEVGGPHAPYRQSERHDIYREVLDRLIAAGAVYESYSTAEEIDARNEANGRAKQLGYDNFDRGLTDDQKAAFRAEGREPAWRLRVPDEDLTYVDLIRGEVTFPAGSFPDFVLVRAGGVPLYPFVNPVDDALMGITHVIRGEDLMPSTARQLALYEALVDAGITTFIPRFAHMPLVLGEVGNKKLSKRDPKADLFLQREKGFIHEGLLNYLALLGWSIAHDRDVFSLEELVAAFDIVDVNPNPARFDQKKAESINGDHIRMLQPADFAERLVPYLSAAGVIDASPTPAQAAMLSAAAPLVQERMQLLGDAPGLLGFLFTDVVSYQDDALATLPPNANEVLVASVGALELVPDTEFTAAAVQDALAGALISPVEDGGLGLKPRIAYGPLRVALSGRRVSPPLFESMELLGKSESIRRLGALVAFRVA, encoded by the coding sequence ATGCCTTCTTCGCCTGATCCCCGCACCACCACCGCCACCGGCGCCGACGTCCGCGTCCGGTTCTGCCCCTCGCCGACGGGACTGCCGCACGTCGGCCTGATCCGCACGGTGCTGTTCAACTGGGCGTACGCGCGCCACAACGGCGGCAAGCTGGTCTTCCGCATCGAAGACACCGACTCGGCGCGCGACAGCGAGGAGAGCTACCTGCAGCTGCTCGAGGCGCTGCGGTGGCTGAAGATCGACTGGGACGAGGGCGTCGAGGTGGGCGGACCTCACGCGCCGTACCGGCAGTCCGAGCGTCACGACATCTATCGCGAAGTCCTCGACCGCCTCATCGCCGCGGGTGCGGTCTATGAGAGCTACTCGACGGCGGAAGAGATCGACGCGCGCAACGAGGCCAACGGCCGGGCGAAGCAGCTCGGCTACGACAACTTCGACCGCGGCCTCACTGACGATCAGAAGGCGGCCTTCCGCGCCGAGGGCCGCGAGCCCGCGTGGCGTCTGCGCGTTCCCGACGAGGACCTCACCTACGTCGACCTCATCCGCGGCGAAGTGACATTCCCCGCGGGATCTTTCCCCGACTTCGTGCTCGTGCGGGCCGGCGGCGTCCCGCTGTACCCGTTCGTGAATCCGGTCGACGATGCGCTCATGGGCATCACGCACGTCATCCGCGGCGAAGACCTGATGCCATCGACCGCGCGCCAGCTCGCGCTGTACGAGGCGCTGGTGGATGCCGGCATCACCACGTTCATCCCGCGTTTCGCGCACATGCCTCTGGTGCTCGGCGAAGTGGGGAACAAGAAGCTCTCGAAGCGCGACCCCAAGGCCGACCTCTTCCTGCAGCGCGAGAAGGGTTTCATCCACGAGGGCCTGCTCAACTACCTCGCCCTCCTCGGCTGGTCGATCGCACACGATCGTGACGTCTTCTCGCTCGAGGAGCTCGTCGCGGCGTTCGACATCGTCGACGTGAACCCGAACCCCGCCCGCTTCGACCAGAAGAAGGCGGAGTCGATCAACGGCGACCACATCCGGATGCTGCAGCCCGCCGACTTCGCCGAGCGTCTGGTGCCGTACCTCTCGGCTGCCGGCGTCATCGACGCGAGCCCGACGCCCGCACAGGCGGCGATGCTCTCGGCAGCCGCTCCGCTCGTCCAGGAGCGGATGCAGCTGCTCGGCGATGCTCCGGGCCTGCTGGGCTTCCTCTTCACCGACGTCGTGTCGTATCAGGACGACGCCCTGGCCACTCTGCCGCCGAACGCGAACGAGGTGCTCGTCGCATCGGTCGGCGCCCTCGAGCTCGTGCCCGACACGGAGTTCACCGCCGCCGCTGTACAGGACGCCCTCGCCGGCGCGTTGATCTCGCCCGTCGAGGACGGGGGCTTGGGGCTCAAGCCGCGGATCGCGTACGGCCCCCTGCGCGTCGCGCTCAGCGGCCGTCGTGTCTCGCCGCCGCTGTTCGAGTCGATGGAGCTGCTCGGCAAGTCGGAGTCGATCCGCCGGCTCGGGGCACTGGTGGCGTTCCGGGTCGCGTAG
- a CDS encoding phosphotransferase, whose amino-acid sequence MGQRGVAPRRRLRRPTAASRARRSARTARAGGAARCRRAARTDGSAGPRARRERRGRGRLTVGMVRGPWIHGERALDESPAARGSWAATLAHALDALHADAPEDHPVNPFRGIPLAMRSEAVAARLQHLREAGTLDAASTEGLREVWRAGVSAAPWDRPPVWIHGDMHPGNLVVHNGALAGIIDFGDVTAGDPAYDLAIAWLAFDARGRAAFVTATDSRYDADAWIRARAWAAAVALMLVAHSDDNPDYLALGWAAVDAVLADGVG is encoded by the coding sequence GTGGGACAGCGAGGTGTGGCGCCTCGGCGACGGCTACGCCGTCCGACTGCCGCGTCGCGCGCTCGCCGCTCCGCTCGCACGGCACGAGCAGGCGGTGCTGCCCGGTGTCGCCGAGCGGCTCGCACCGACGGGAGTGCGGGTCCCCGCGCCCGTCGTGAACGGCGTGGCCGCGGAAGGCTAACCGTGGGCATGGTCCGTGGCCCCTGGATCCACGGCGAACGCGCGCTGGACGAGTCCCCCGCCGCACGAGGCTCCTGGGCCGCGACGCTCGCGCACGCACTCGACGCCCTCCATGCGGACGCCCCCGAGGACCACCCCGTCAACCCGTTCCGCGGCATTCCACTCGCGATGCGCTCCGAAGCCGTGGCGGCACGCCTGCAGCACCTGCGGGAAGCGGGCACGCTCGACGCGGCGAGCACCGAGGGCCTGCGGGAGGTGTGGCGCGCGGGCGTGTCCGCCGCGCCGTGGGATCGCCCCCCGGTGTGGATCCACGGCGACATGCACCCCGGCAACCTTGTCGTGCACAACGGGGCTCTCGCGGGGATCATCGACTTCGGCGACGTCACGGCCGGCGATCCCGCCTATGACCTCGCGATCGCCTGGCTCGCGTTCGACGCCCGCGGACGCGCCGCCTTCGTCACGGCAACGGATTCACGCTATGACGCCGACGCCTGGATCCGCGCACGCGCCTGGGCTGCGGCCGTGGCACTCATGCTCGTGGCCCACAGCGATGACAATCCCGACTACCTGGCACTGGGCTGGGCTGCCGTAGACGCCGTCCTCGCCGACGGCGTCGGCTGA
- a CDS encoding DeoR/GlpR family DNA-binding transcription regulator, with protein sequence MYATERHEQIERLLAAQGRVSVVDLADRFDVTTETIRRDLDHLESGGALRRVHGGAVGRERGSTREPSLAERLEHHGTAKEAIGRRALDALGRDFSGSVFLDAGTTTAAVASALIPRLAGTPIEVVTHSLTLGNTLAGVPGASLSFVGGRIRGLTAAAVGADTVRAIGGMRPDVAFIGTNGVSASFGLSTPDPDEAAVKRAIVASARRVVVVADAEKLGAELLVGFASLSDVDVLVTDAAPDAELADALADADVEVWLA encoded by the coding sequence ATGTACGCGACGGAGCGCCACGAGCAGATCGAACGTCTGCTGGCTGCGCAGGGCCGGGTGAGCGTCGTAGACCTCGCCGACCGCTTCGACGTCACCACGGAGACCATCCGCCGCGACCTCGACCACCTCGAATCCGGCGGTGCGCTGCGCCGCGTGCACGGGGGAGCGGTCGGGCGCGAACGCGGGAGCACGCGCGAGCCCTCACTGGCCGAGCGACTCGAACATCACGGCACCGCCAAGGAGGCGATCGGCCGACGGGCACTGGACGCGCTCGGCCGCGACTTCTCCGGGTCGGTGTTCCTCGACGCCGGCACGACCACTGCTGCCGTCGCTTCGGCGCTCATTCCGCGCCTCGCGGGCACTCCGATCGAGGTCGTCACTCACTCCTTGACGCTCGGCAACACCCTCGCCGGCGTCCCCGGCGCCTCGCTCTCCTTCGTCGGTGGGCGGATACGCGGACTCACGGCCGCCGCCGTCGGCGCCGACACCGTGCGGGCCATCGGGGGGATGCGGCCCGACGTCGCGTTCATCGGCACCAATGGAGTGTCTGCGTCGTTCGGCCTCAGCACGCCGGATCCCGACGAGGCGGCCGTGAAGCGCGCGATCGTCGCATCGGCGCGACGCGTGGTGGTCGTCGCCGACGCCGAGAAGCTCGGCGCGGAACTGCTCGTCGGCTTCGCATCCCTGTCGGACGTGGACGTGCTCGTCACGGATGCCGCACCCGACGCCGAGTTGGCCGATGCGCTCGCGGACGCCGACGTGGAGGTCTGGCTCGCATGA
- a CDS encoding 1-phosphofructokinase gives MIVTLTANPSLDRTVVLPAPLQVGDVQSADSAREDAGGKGINVARAIAAAGEDCLAVLPLAAGDPFEPALRVAALRTHPVPVRGHVRANLAITDPAGVTTKLNLPGAALSADEAAAVVDAVVSASAGAGWLVLAGSLPPGVADDFYVRITRAVRAAHGAASPLIAVDASGAALAAVVADGAPDLIKPNDDELGELAGMPLDGADTAAVLEVARSLVPARVGAALVTLGSRGAVLVTTDGAWLARPPRIQVRSTVGAGDSSLAGYVLAATRGADHEERLRLAIRYGAAAASLPGTQAPTPADLPTGDVPVARLA, from the coding sequence ATGATCGTCACACTGACCGCCAACCCCTCCCTCGACCGCACGGTCGTCCTGCCGGCGCCGCTGCAGGTCGGCGACGTCCAGAGCGCCGATTCGGCGCGTGAGGACGCCGGCGGCAAGGGCATCAACGTCGCCCGCGCGATCGCCGCCGCGGGTGAGGACTGCCTCGCCGTCCTGCCCCTCGCCGCGGGTGACCCGTTCGAGCCGGCGCTGCGCGTGGCCGCCCTCCGCACGCACCCGGTGCCCGTCCGTGGCCACGTCCGCGCGAACCTCGCGATCACGGATCCGGCCGGAGTCACGACGAAGCTCAACCTGCCCGGCGCCGCGCTGTCGGCCGACGAGGCGGCTGCGGTCGTCGACGCCGTGGTGAGCGCATCCGCCGGCGCCGGGTGGCTCGTGCTCGCCGGCTCGCTGCCGCCCGGTGTCGCCGACGACTTCTACGTCCGGATCACGCGCGCCGTGCGGGCCGCCCATGGTGCGGCCTCTCCGTTGATCGCCGTGGATGCCTCGGGTGCGGCACTCGCGGCCGTGGTCGCCGACGGCGCCCCCGACCTCATCAAGCCCAACGATGACGAGCTCGGCGAGCTCGCGGGCATGCCGCTCGACGGCGCCGACACCGCCGCCGTCCTCGAGGTCGCCCGATCGCTCGTGCCCGCGCGCGTGGGCGCAGCCCTCGTCACACTCGGCTCTCGCGGCGCTGTGCTGGTCACCACCGATGGTGCCTGGCTGGCGAGGCCGCCACGGATCCAGGTGCGCAGCACCGTCGGGGCGGGCGACAGCTCGCTCGCCGGCTACGTGCTCGCCGCGACGCGGGGAGCCGACCATGAGGAACGGCTGCGCCTCGCCATCCGGTACGGCGCGGCCGCGGCATCCCTCCCGGGTACGCAAGCGCCCACTCCCGCAGATCTTCCGACGGGCGACGTGCCCGTCGCCCGTCTCGCCTAG